The genome window gatgcacagaaagatgatgagggtatgaaacacatacgtgagaagataagggctaGAACAGCCAAATGTTcagagaagacgatcaaggtgtggtatggttcaacaatcgcatagtggtgccgaagaatgaagagatccgccagcaaattttagatgaaacacatcttagtcgctattctattcatccgggaagcactaagatgtatcatgatctaaagcaacactactggtggacgaagatgaaaattgaaattgcacgctatgtggctaggtgtgacacttgcagacgtgtcaaggccatacacatgaagactgctggtccattacaatctttacctatcccaacatggaaatgggaagatattagtatggacttcattgtgggattacccaggactacaaaagggtatgattctatctgggttataattgatcggcttacgaaaattgctcattttctaccagtcaagacagatcacccggttactgtctatgcccaattgtacattgctcgtattcttagtctgcatggtgttccaaaaaccatagtgtcggatcgtggacctcaatttgtagccaagttttgggaagcacttcacaaatccttgggtactaagttgctccatagttcggcctatcatcctcaaactagtggacagactgagagaatgaaccaaatacttgaagatatgctgcgggcatgtgttctggaattcccacaaaatgggatgaatgtttgctgttagcggagttctcatataataatagctaccaagaaagcatcaagatggcaccctttgaagctttatatggacgacgatgtcgtactccgctaaattggtctgaacctggtgaaaggtacttcttcaggcctgatatggtgaaagagaccgaagaaagagttcaaagaataattcataatttgaagaaagctcaagctcgtcaaaagagttatgcagacaaacggcgaatgcccttatatttccttgagggagactatgtctacctaaaGGTTTCGCCAATGAAAGGCGTGTcgtgtttcggggttaaaggaaagcttgcaccacgatatattggtccttttcttattcttgaaagatatgggccagtggcataccgacttcagttacccgaaaccttgtctgctgtacataatgtgttccacatgtcacaattgaagaagtgtcttcgggttcccgatcgaaccattgaagtgacagatgttgtccttgaaccatacttgacatattccgagcatcccattcgagtcttggatcagaaggacaggattacccgaagaaaaactctcaaattttataagatacagtggaaccaacattctgaagatgaggctacatgggaaactcaagactttttaaataagaatttcccaggctttttagcctcttgtaatttgtaaagtgtacaaCATTGTTATAATAAAGGAGTgagtcccaaaccacccctgccttgtaccaagaataaggaaataaaaacgtgatgcgtttccttttccattacttaccctaggacttttaatctcgggacaagattcttttatgggggaaaggatgtaacacccctggtgttactgtaactaaaacttgagcataacatcataagaattggcattgcatatgtttgacacacttagagtgcattcactaggcaaaaatttcaagcaagttgtattgttttggtgttttgcaaatagaaccctggaatagGATACTTagtcctaaatagggattaagggggtaaaacatgacccaacttgagaaaacccaaaagctttaggggaatagtcataaaatgctcccaagaatgaatttgaatcacatttatatccctgggataccaaaaaccctaaggcCTTGTTCGACACGCTAGTATTTAATACATATTGGGATCCAATACACGGTGGGATTGAGTGAATCCATCCCATGTCACTTAAACCATGTGTGTTTCAATTACAGCTGGAATTTAATACATGGCTAATTTTCCATTGTTTGGTTACACCACATGGATACATTAATTTGTTGCATGCATATAAAAAGATCAGTGCCCATCGTATTAGGTCTGTGAAGCGGATGAAAGCATCAAAATCAGAAGTTGGCCACTCATTGTCTCTTATTACATTACAATAGAGTGTGTGCATTTAGATTAAGAACAAACCAAAGGGAGAGAGCTAATGTTTCATTTGAACAACATAACATACTGTCTATCCAACAAGCAATTCAGAGGACTCCACCTACAAGGGAATGCAACTGTTAAACGCTAGAATTTCTCCACGCATTTTAATAATTTCATATCAAACATAAACATGCTAGACCATATTGGTATTTTCGAGTTAAATCACATATTTGCTCATAGCCCAAGATTGGTAGGGAAATGCCAAACATGTCTAATAATCTAAAAAGAAAGCAGTTCACGAAAGAATTGTGCTTTGTTTGCAACTAAAATAGGAAAATAGGAAATAAATCATAAGGGAAAATAGGAAATGCTCAAATAAACCATAAGCAATTCATTATTATTATGGTGTTCAAATAGATTTTAAGAGAAAATAGGAAATGTTCAAGCATCTAGCTAGTGACTGCATAGCAGAAGGAAATGCCCAAGGATGCTTGCAGGCTAGTAATCAACCTAGGAAGAGATGCAAGCCTCAAAAAGTTAGTGGGAAGAGAAGAGGGAAAGGACGAGAGCATACCAGCTAAGCCATCTCGTTTCTCAGCCAAATCAGTGCAGACTCGGCATCATCATCGCATGCACTCAAGAAAATTTGCCTGTTGTCAAGGTCCTTGAAGACATTGTAGGCTTTCGCTTTTTCCTCCTTTGTAACTTCCATTGTACCAATAATGGATATGCACTTCTTGATTGAGAAGTCTGCAGCTTGACTCACTTCCTTTTCCTCCCTCTCTTTTGCTAGTTGTGTGGCTTCTTCCTCAGCTTGCTTCATTCTCATGTCAATGTATCTTCCCATTATTTCTTCTAGGTTATCGCCCTTTTTATGCCTCTTTGTCCTTGTTTCTTCATTGTTCCCTCTTGTAGCAGTAGTCCTTCTCTGCGGCACCGGATCATGCCTTTCACCTGTTGTATCTCCTGCCTCAACAACATGGACATCATCTTCTTCATGTGCCGACAAGGTTTCTTCCACTTCATCTTGTTCATGTTGTATGTTGAGAAACTCATCTCTATTTCCTACTTGAGTAAGATCGGGAAGTTGGGTGGAGGTGTAGTTGTAGGTCCCTTCAGCTGTTTGCCCTGCACAATTAAGTTTTACTAAAAAGGGTAGACAACATAACATATTGGAAAAATGGACATTGTAATGAGACTAACCATCATAAAGCTCCCCCAAGGCCTCATATAGAGGAAAAGACTTGTTGCGGAACTTTTTAGCCTTAGGATGAGAAGTCAGTATATTTTTCCATAAAGCTGGGTCAGCCGTAATCCTCCCTGTCTTCTCATCAAAATGAGCTCCACTTTGATTTTTTGCATCCTTTAGCAACCTATAGTCCCTTTTCAACTCTCTTTCCTTATCTTGTATTTGTGTCTTTGTGAAATAGACATATTGTTCCCTCTGATGAAATTCCTTGACAATTTTGTTCCATGCTTCTGTTGTCCATCCATTTTGACCCCTATAATCAGCTGTCTTGTGCTCATGCAACAGGTCCACAAGAGTCTTCTCTAGAGTTGAGTTCCAAGCGACTCTTAATTTCTCTACACAAGACAAGGAAGAAACATTAGTTGTAGAATTCCAAGAGGCGCTTAATATCTCTTAAGTCTACTGCATACCTTTTGGAGAACCTCCATGTTTTCTTGGATCACCAGCTTTAGGAGAAGGCTTCTTTGTTGCACTTTTTGATAAGAGCATGTTGATTCTTGGAGAACCCCTTCCAAACATGTTAACTAATATTATATAACACAATGAGAAATAGTTAGCTGAAATTTCTATGCTTAAAATAGTTAGCTGAAAACAGTTAGCTGAAAACAGTTAGCTGAAAATAGTTAGCTGAAAACAGTTAGCTGAAAACAGTTAGCTGAAAACAGTTAGCTGAAAACAGTTAGCTGAAAATAGTTAGCTGAAAATAGTTAGCTGAAATGGATTAAACCAAATATTAAGAGAGGTAACAATGTGACAGTAAATAAAATGTACCAAATAGAGCAACATATGGTTTATTCCAAACTAAACCAGAATACATGAGGGCTAATAGATGTGTCAGAATACATGAGGGCTAATATTCCAAACTAATTTCTATGCACTTGGTAATCATTCCACATTTCTTGTGCTATTGCATCTCTAAGATTATTTCCTTGGACATTTACTTGATCGTTGCCTTGATCGCCATCCGGTAGATCAACAAAGTTTTGTGGCAAGATATTATCTGGTTGATTATCTAACCATTCCTCATCCCCTTTGAGTGACCGAATAATATTGTGAAGTACAGCAGCTGCTACTGGTATTTTCACTTGATTCCTTATTTTGTGAAATGTGGCAGCTTTTAGAATTGGAAAGCGCTTCTTCACAACCCCCAAAGTCCTTTCAACATGATTCCTCAGTATGGCATGGCGATGGTTAAATAACTCCTTGTAGTTCTGAGGTCTACGGTGACCTTGCCCATACTCCTTTAGATGATATCTAACTCCACGATAAGGCGCAAGGAATGACGTGGTGTTAGCATACCCACCATCAACCAAATAGAACTTTCCTGGAGGTACATGGAATCCATTATTCATTGCAGATCGAAGAACTCTAGCATCTGTAGCGGATCCCTCCCACCCAGTAGACATGAAAGTGATATTTAGGTCAAAATCACAAGCTACCATCACGTTTTGGCTGAGAGTCCCCTTCCTGTTTCTAAAAGGAGCAGCTTTGTCAGGTGAAATTGTAATGGGTACATGAGTCCCATCAATTGCACCGATGCAGTTCTGCATAAGAAAACTATATGTGAATTTTTAAAATTTGGAAGAAAATGAATAGATATTGGGCAAGGATAGAAATGCCATCACCTTGAAGTAAGGATAGAACCTAGGATTCCTTTCAATTTTTGAATGTACTTGAATTGGAGAAGGAGGCTTCAAAAATCGTTTGGCGAGGGAAGGGACAACTATGTCAAAAAAATGTTTTATATGATGGTGGAATGTGTCACTACTATGCCCGAACTCTTCTTGCAGATCCTCAAATGAAGCGTTATGGCTTATCATGTATAGAAAGAAGCCGAGCTTCTCCTCAACTTTTATCCTTGTGTCACGTACCAACCTTTCCTTCCTAAGATAGCTGGCTAGGGCTCTAAAAATTCCAGGTTCCATTCTGAATGCTACTCGGCAATTCTTGACATGCCCTTCAAGCAACTCTAAAACATGCTCCTCGCCACTTAGCTTGGATGTGTGTCGTCGTTTCTTAACTCTCCTCCCTTTAAGAGAACTAGAATGCAGTAAATGTAATGCAGGAAggaataacatcatcatatcatcatCATCCTCCTGTCTCCTCTTCCTAATGCGCTCCATTAACCCCATACTCATTGCAAAAAATGGGGGTACCAGGTCCCAAAAAGTACCTCTCGGGGATGGTATCGGGTCCCAAGACGGTGGGGGTTGGTCTTCTCCAACTCTAACCGGTGCAGGTACAATCTACAAAGAAAAGGTAGAATATTCAAATTAGTAATATTTTTGAATAAGTGGAACTGAAGtactattttcatattaaaagagAAATGCACGTCACAAATAAATAACATAGCATGACTTGACGTGCATAAACAGACAGCCTGTGGCTAGATTAAAAATAGGGAGAATATACTGTAGAAAAATTTAGAGCCTTGCAGAAGCAACAATACTGCTTACAATAAACAAAGGAACTAATGTTGTCTCTACCAGCAAAACAATGCATACAAATCAGTCTTTTTATTTTTGCTTCTGCACTGCAATAAAACACACAATGTACAGAACAGAAAATTGGGAGACTGTAGTACTGCACAATGCATAGAAGATTTATGATCATAATCCATGAGAACTAGTTTCAGTTAAATAAAGAATGTGGCATCAACTAACATGAACTAACATGAGAACAGGGGAGTAAAGCGAAGGGTGGGGCGCTGTCAGGGGGAGCATGTGTGCGTCCAACTTTTGGGCAGAGAGCATGTGCGCATCTAGCTTTTGGGCAGCAGGAGTAAAAGGATCAGTTCACATGTGCGTCTAGCTTTTGGGCAGCAGCAGCCATGTCGCCGGAGTGGGCAGACTTGACTTGGAAATAAAGATCAGTTCATCCATGCGAGGAGCAGGCTCGCTCGACCATGGCGCCAACTACAAACAACAAAAGCTTTGTGGGGAAATATATGTAGCCAACAGCCATGCGAGGAGTAGGCTCGCTCGACCATGGTGCGGCTGGAGCTAGATCCGTCCAGCCAGCCAGATTTGCACAGATTTGGAAGAGAAGAGAACGAAGGAAAGGACGAACTCACAGGAGAAAAGTTCGCCGACGAAGAGGGCGGCCGACGGCGGAAGAGCCCTTGCGTCACCGTCGTCACTTCCTCCAGATCACGCGCCGCCGTCGCTTCTACACCATGGCCGGGATAGGGTTCCACGGCTGTGGAGTCGTGGACTGATTCCAGGCCGGTATTGAGTTTTTTCGTGGGTATTGGGCCTGGTTTGCAAACAGGCGTGGGCTAAACGAACAGGTATTTTTTTTTGGGCTTGTATTTAATCCAGCCATGGATAACACATGTGGATCCGATCATCATACATGCCATTTCCAGCCCAGCCGAACAAGGCCTAATTgagaccctagaaaaccctaaatccaaaccctaggggcccatGTGCAAAAAcaatgcacatttggactaaagtgtaaaaactacaatgttaaagcatacaatgtcatttggttcacaaatgtgtggacttgtaagccaaatattggattttggacttaattgcaaaatggacctcaattgagttctatactaagtctgaaatttagtgttgagggctcaactttggagctttgtatctttcaaattctagggtttttgccctaggtcaccacatcgaaattgtagaccaaacaaaggagaacaactttgcttaagagagtaagcatagttgttgagaagatattggagataattaagctcaaagtcgggctgtcaggcaATCCCTGAACTGAAATTTTCAGTAGCAGTGTGATGGGGTGAACTTTGAGCCCGATTTTGAATGGAATTCAGTAACTATTTTATGGTAAGCCCCATGGCAAAGTTGAAGATGAACTATAGGTCTATAACTTTGGTATAGAGAGCTAGCCTGGTCACCACACAAAATCAGGAGTAAATCGAGGTCCAAGATGCTCTGTCAGGTTCATCTGACTGAATTCGCCATGGTACAATACTCGTGTGGATCAGGACGCCAGCGCAGCCACTTTACCGCCGGTGACCGATTGCCGCTGCGATTCGTGCGACCGCCGGTCCACTTTGTGCTCGGGGTGAGTGGATAACACCCGGTGTACGTCGTCGGGGATAAACTCCGACCATAAACAAATCCGGCCACCGTACCGTACACGCCGCGGTGGAAATTCGATGGGCACGCTGGTGATCACCGCCTCTCGGCCTTACATCGCGTGTCCGAGCCTCGCCACCGCACCGCCACGATTCACTTTAGCTCCCCGTTGCTCACCGGAATAGCTGCCACGGCGTTGAACACGTATTCACTACGCCGGTATTCTTCCTTATCTCCGGTCGCCTGCGTTGCTCGGCCAAATTGCACGCCACCATCGAAgctccctataaattgaaggcCAGGACTGCTGCgctaggtgagagcacctagaggggggggtgaataggtgatcctgtgaaacttaaacttataaccacaaaaacttgttaagtgttagctcaataatcgccaagtggctagagaggagtctcaacaaaacacaataccacaagagatcaaacacagagatgacacagtggtttatcccgtggttcggccaagaccaacgcttgcctactccacgttgtggcgttccaacggacgagggttgcaatcaacccctctcaagcggtccaaagaccaacttgaataccacggtgttttgctttgcctttcaatattccgtttgcgaggaatctccacaacttggagcctctcgcccttacacttgagattcacaaagaaatacggagtaagggaggaactagcaacgcacacaagactcaaaatcagagcaacagcacacacacaagtcgcaacaagagcttgcaacaccactcaatgagttcacaactcaacaagagctctagatgctatcacaatgaaccaaatgcgcgaaatcgatgtcttggtgcttaagaatgttgtaggaatgcttggtattcccctccatgcgcctaggggtcccttttatagccccaaggcagctaggagccgttgagagcaaatctggaaggctgatcttgccttctgtcgactggtgcaccggacagtccggtgcccccttctagccgttggctcggccacgtgtcccgcgcagatcgcgcggccgaccgttggcctggccgaccgttggctcaccggacagtccggtgcacaccggacagtctggtgaattatagccgtacgtcgccggtgtaaggaaaatggaccccgggccatttggctaattgagttttggtgtttgatgaacaacacaatctgtgaactaataagttttctagtgtttgtgtttgtagttcacaggatgcgaagagaattggaccaaggcaatgaggatgcaacacctcaaaagaagacataaaaagatgcataggagtccaatactcaagaacaaagaagcccgaagaaatcagcgaagaattccaagataagggctgtcagccagcgcctggtggcacaccggacattggtgtccggtgtgcactggactgtccggtgaggcaccggacagcctgcgcagagaggccgcagacaggcgctctctggctgtagcaccggactgtccggtgtgccaacgggcagacggcaacggtcggatccaacggtcgactgctacaggcgccaacggtcggctgacgtggcgtgcaccggacatctactgtgcagtgtccggtggtgcaccggactgtccggtgcacccgacgacagaaagctgctgctttctgtccaacggctagttgggggtgtggaggctataaataccaccccaaccggccattctcatgtgtgggagcccaagcaacataccaaggcatattgtagacatttccaagtgctcaaacacccaagtgcttaatagaatcactcggtgattagcgtaggtgctttgcgaagtgcttaggttagttagaccgcattagcgcttgctctaggtgaaccctagttagttgagtgagtttagacaaaccacacaacccctcggctcttgcgtgggccgttgtaattgtaccgag of Zea mays cultivar B73 chromosome 8, Zm-B73-REFERENCE-NAM-5.0, whole genome shotgun sequence contains these proteins:
- the LOC103635936 gene encoding uncharacterized protein encodes the protein MFGRGSPRINMLLSKSATKKPSPKAGDPRKHGGSPKEKLRVAWNSTLEKTLVDLLHEHKTADYRGQNGWTTEAWNKIVKEFHQREQYVYFTKTQIQDKERELKRDYRLLKDAKNQSGAHFDEKTGRITADPALWKNILTSHPKAKKFRNKSFPLYEALGELYDGQTAEGTYNYTSTQLPDLTQVGNRDEFLNIQHEQDEVEETLSAHEEDDVHVVEAGDTTGERHDPVPQRRTTATRGNNEETRTKRHKKGDNLEEIMGRYIDMRMKQAEEEATQLAKEREEKEVSQAADFSIKKCISIIGTMEVTKEEKAKAYNVFKDLDNRQIFLSACDDDAESALIWLRNEMA